One stretch of Myxococcota bacterium DNA includes these proteins:
- the modC gene encoding molybdenum ABC transporter ATP-binding protein has translation MLSVRARVLRGEFALDVAFETPTPGVTALFGRSGCGKTTLVHAIAGLLTPAAGRISLDGEAFFDDAARVNVPAERRRVGCVFQDARLFPHFSVLGNLRYGARRAPGDSRRIGMDDVVDLLGLQALLSRRPAGLSGGERHRVAIGRALLSQPRLLLLDEPLAAQDLARRAELLPYLDRLCRELRVPIVYVSHQFDEVVQLADRVVVLESGGIAAQGGIEELSRAPALRAIVGPEATGAVVDGRVTGEAGPGRVRVQLGAGSLALSLAGVRAGERVRVHLLARDVWLALERPPGGLVADVLPGKIRALLGNGDASLLVEVDVGGALLLARAGAGSAAELAPGREVFALVNAAASRAWPIAPSRSGGSTAGATRE, from the coding sequence GTGCTGTCGGTGCGCGCGCGCGTGCTGCGCGGTGAGTTCGCGCTCGACGTGGCGTTCGAGACGCCGACGCCGGGAGTCACGGCGCTGTTCGGGCGCTCGGGCTGTGGCAAGACCACGCTCGTGCACGCGATCGCGGGCCTCCTGACTCCTGCGGCCGGGCGGATCTCGCTCGATGGAGAGGCCTTCTTCGACGACGCGGCGCGGGTGAACGTGCCGGCCGAGCGGCGCCGCGTGGGCTGCGTCTTCCAGGACGCGCGGCTGTTTCCGCACTTCTCGGTGCTCGGGAACCTGCGCTACGGCGCGCGCCGCGCGCCGGGTGACTCGCGGCGCATCGGCATGGACGACGTGGTGGACTTGCTGGGCTTGCAGGCGCTCCTGTCCCGCCGGCCCGCCGGTCTCTCGGGTGGCGAGCGCCATCGGGTCGCGATCGGCCGCGCCCTGCTCTCCCAGCCGCGCCTGCTTCTGCTCGACGAGCCGCTGGCCGCCCAGGACCTGGCGCGGCGAGCCGAGCTCCTGCCGTATCTCGACCGGCTGTGCCGCGAGCTGCGCGTGCCGATCGTGTACGTGAGTCACCAGTTCGACGAGGTCGTCCAGCTCGCGGACCGCGTCGTGGTGCTCGAGAGCGGCGGTATCGCCGCCCAGGGCGGGATCGAGGAGCTGTCGCGCGCGCCCGCGCTGCGCGCGATCGTGGGGCCCGAGGCGACCGGCGCGGTGGTCGACGGACGGGTCACCGGCGAAGCCGGACCGGGACGCGTGCGCGTGCAGCTCGGCGCGGGGTCGCTGGCGCTCTCGCTCGCCGGGGTGCGCGCGGGCGAGCGCGTGCGCGTGCATCTTCTGGCGCGCGACGTATGGCTCGCGCTCGAGCGCCCGCCCGGGGGGCTGGTCGCGGACGTGCTGCCGGGCAAGATCCGGGCGCTGCTCGGGAACGGCGATGCGTCGCTGCTCGTCGAGGTCGACGTCGGGGGCGCACTGCTCCTGGCGCGTGCGGGCGCCGGGTCGGCGGCCGAGCTCGCGCCCGGGCGCGAGGTGTTCGCGCTGGTCAACGCTGCCGCGTCGCGCGCTTGGCCGATCGCCCCTTCGCGTTCCGGCGGCTCAACGGCCGGCGCAACGCGCGAGTGA
- the modB gene encoding molybdate ABC transporter permease subunit yields the protein MLRDIANWLSLSGPELEALRLSLSVALRSVAASLPLAIAVAWLLTRRRFPGRTLFDALVHLPLVLPPVVVGYILLVLFGARGPLGGFLSRAFGIELVFTRAGAALATAVMSFPLMVRAIRISLEHVDRGLEDAARTLGAGPWDRFATITLPLMMPGILAGAVTAFAAGLGEFGAVITFVSNIPGETRTLPLALYTALQTPDGDAVAARLAAISFGLGVLGLLAAEAIARLARRRLGA from the coding sequence ATCCTGCGGGACATAGCGAACTGGCTTTCACTTTCGGGACCCGAGCTCGAGGCGCTCCGGCTGAGCCTCTCGGTCGCGCTGCGCAGCGTGGCAGCCAGCCTGCCGCTCGCGATCGCGGTGGCGTGGCTGCTCACGCGCCGGCGCTTCCCGGGCCGCACGCTGTTCGACGCGCTCGTGCACCTGCCGCTGGTGCTGCCGCCGGTGGTGGTCGGCTACATCCTGCTCGTGCTGTTCGGCGCGCGCGGGCCGCTCGGCGGGTTCCTGTCGCGCGCGTTCGGGATCGAGCTGGTGTTCACGCGCGCCGGGGCTGCGCTCGCCACCGCGGTGATGTCCTTCCCGCTCATGGTGCGCGCGATCCGCATCTCGCTCGAGCACGTCGACCGCGGGCTGGAGGACGCGGCGCGCACGCTGGGCGCGGGCCCGTGGGATCGCTTCGCGACCATCACGCTGCCGCTCATGATGCCGGGGATCCTGGCAGGCGCGGTGACCGCGTTCGCCGCGGGCCTGGGCGAGTTCGGCGCCGTGATCACGTTCGTCTCGAACATCCCGGGCGAGACGCGCACCTTGCCGCTCGCGCTCTACACCGCGCTGCAGACGCCCGACGGCGATGCCGTGGCGGCGCGGCTGGCCGCGATCTCGTTCGGCTTGGGCGTGCTCGGCCTGCTCGCGGCCGAGGCGATCGCGCGGCTCGCGCGCAGGCGGCTGGGCGCCTAG
- a CDS encoding SRPBCC domain-containing protein, translating to MIVQKSIFVKRPQAAAFRHFTADIGRWWPLKEGMSFGGERAQDLFLEGRVGGRFFERFSDGEEHDVGRVTAYEPPARVEFTWRQPSWSADTTVEVRFAAEGEGTRVTLEHRGFEALGPGAPRGAYDRGWDFALSRYAA from the coding sequence ATGATCGTCCAGAAGTCGATCTTCGTGAAGCGCCCGCAAGCGGCGGCCTTCCGCCACTTCACCGCCGACATCGGCCGCTGGTGGCCGCTCAAGGAAGGCATGTCGTTCGGCGGCGAGCGCGCGCAGGACCTGTTTCTCGAAGGCCGCGTCGGCGGCCGCTTCTTCGAGCGCTTCAGCGACGGCGAGGAGCACGACGTGGGACGGGTCACGGCCTACGAGCCGCCGGCGCGCGTCGAGTTCACCTGGCGCCAGCCGAGCTGGAGCGCCGACACCACCGTCGAGGTGCGCTTCGCCGCCGAAGGCGAAGGCACGCGCGTCACCCTGGAGCACCGCGGGTTCGAGGCCCTCGGTCCCGGCGCGCCGCGCGGCGCCTACGACCGGGGCTGGGACTTCGCCCTCTCGCGCTACGCCGCCTGA
- a CDS encoding glutathione S-transferase family protein: protein MMQLYVFPPSPRALKVRALASHLDLTVEEKLVNLFQGEQRAPAYAALNPNMRMPVLVDGDFVLWESNAILLYLAAKKPESGLWPSDARGQADVVRWLNWESAHWSPGATPIAFERVVKKLAGLGDPDPAEIARGEKLFHPLAAVLNQSLRGRQWLACNRLTIADFAVATGLVFADAASLPLAGYPEITRWYDGFRKLPGWQKSLVPPQS, encoded by the coding sequence ATGATGCAGCTCTACGTGTTCCCACCATCGCCCCGCGCGCTCAAGGTGCGCGCCCTCGCGAGTCACCTGGACCTGACGGTCGAGGAGAAGCTCGTGAATCTGTTCCAGGGCGAGCAGCGCGCGCCCGCGTACGCCGCGCTCAACCCCAACATGCGCATGCCGGTACTGGTCGACGGCGACTTCGTGCTCTGGGAGTCGAACGCGATCCTCTTGTATCTCGCGGCGAAGAAGCCCGAGAGCGGGCTGTGGCCGTCCGACGCGCGCGGCCAGGCCGACGTGGTCCGCTGGCTCAACTGGGAGTCGGCGCACTGGTCGCCCGGCGCGACGCCGATCGCGTTCGAGCGCGTGGTGAAGAAGCTCGCCGGCCTGGGCGATCCCGACCCGGCCGAGATCGCACGCGGCGAGAAGCTCTTCCACCCGCTGGCGGCCGTGCTGAACCAGAGCCTGCGCGGCCGGCAGTGGCTCGCGTGCAACCGACTCACGATCGCCGACTTCGCCGTGGCCACGGGCCTGGTGTTCGCGGACGCGGCGAGCTTGCCGCTCGCGGGCTACCCCGAGATCACGCGCTGGTACGACGGCTTCCGCAAGCTGCCCGGCTGGCAGAAGTCGCTGGTCCCGCCACAGAGCTAG